A region of the Mycoplasma capricolum subsp. capricolum ATCC 27343 genome:
TCCAAATTATGCTATTGTTAATGAAAGTGTAAATTTAATAAAAACTACTAGTCAAAAACAAGCTAATTTTATTAATGCTATTTTGAATAAGTTTTTAAGATTTAAAGATAAATATTTAGAAATTAATTTAGATAATAAAGACTTGGAATTATGCATACTTCACTCTTTTTCTTATGAACTTTATTTGATGCTAATTAAACAATATGATAAAGAGATTGTTAATCAAATAGTTGTTAATAATCATCAAATACCAAAACTATATATTAGAGTAAATACTTTAAAAATTACATCTGATCAACTTTTTAATAAATATAAAGACATTTATTTATTAGAAAAAACTAATGTTAATGACTGTTTAATTGCAAATAAAACAATTATTAATTCTGATTTGTATAAAAATGGTTTTATAACTATTCAAGATAAAGCTTCAATTTTAGTTAGTCAAATTCTAAATCCAAGTTTAAATACAAAAGTTTTAGATATGTGTAGTGCACCTGGTGGTAAACTTACTCATTTATCAATGATTTTAAAAAACACTGGAAATATTGTTGCAAATGAAATAAATGAATCAAAAATTAAATTAATTAAAGAAAATATTACTCGTTTAAATTGTTTAAATATTAGTGTAATTAATATGGATGCTAGAAAAATTAAACAAAGACAAGAGTTTGATTATATTTTATTAGATGCTCCTTGTTCAGGGTTTGGAGTATTTAAAAGAAAGCCAGAAATTAAATTAAGATTTGATCAAATTCAAGTAAATAGCATTATTAATCTACAAGAAGAATTATTAGAATCAGCTTATTATAATTTAAAAAACAATGGTGAAATGGTTTATTCAACTTGTACAATTAATCAAGATGAAAATCAAAATCAAATTAACAAGTTTTTAAATAAGCATAAAGATATGATTAAACTTTATGAACAACAAATTTTTGGTTTTGAAGAAAATACTGATGGATTTTATATTTGTAAATTAAAAAAACAACACTAGAAACTAGTATTTATCGTTTCTGTGTTGTTTTTGTTCTGCTTGAGTTAATCAACGTTTTCTTAATCTAATATCTGTTGGAGTAATTTCAACTAACTCATCATTTGAAATATATTCTAAAGCTTCTTCTAGACTCATTTTTTTAGCTGGTGTTAATTTAACAGCATCATCAGTCCCACTAGCTCTAGTATTAGTTAATTTTTTTGCTGTTGTTGGATTTACATATAAATCATTATCTCTTGAATGCTGACCAATAATCATTCCCTCATAAACTTCAACTTGAGGACCTATAAATAAAATTCCACGATCTTCAAGATTATTTAAAGCATAAGGTAAACTTTTACCATTTGCCATTGATACTAATACTCCATTTTGTCTTGAAACAATTTCACCTTTATATAGTTCATACCCACTACTACTTTTAACCATAATACCTTCACCATGAGTATCATTTGTAAATTCTGATCTAAATCCAATTAAACCTCTTAATGGTATAGAATAAGTAATTTTATCTCTAATACCATCAGAATCCATATCTAACATAATTCCTTTTCTTTGATTTAATTTGTTAATAATAGTTCCAGAATATTCAGTTGGTGTATTAATAATTACTTTTTCAATTGGTTCTAATAAATCTCCAGTCATTGGATTGCGTTGAAAAATTACTTCTGGTTTTGAAATTGCTAATTCAAAACCTTCTCTTCTCATTGCTTCAATTAAAACTGAAATATGTAATTCTCCACGTCCTAAAACTTTAAATCCTTCAATTTCAGAATTAATCAAAGGTTCAATTCTTAAACCGACATTGACTTCAACTTCTTTTTCTAAACGTTCTTTAATATTTCTTGAAGTAACAAATTTACCAACTCTTCCAGCAAATGGTGAAGTATTTACTAAAAAGTTCATAGACATTGTTGGTTCTTCAATATGAATTGGTTTTAATGGTTTAATAATATTTAAATTATTAATAGTATCTCCAATTGAAATATCTTCAATTCCAGCAAATGTAATAATATCTCCAGCAAATGCTTGTTTAACTTGAACTCTATTTAATCCTTGATAAACCATTAATTTTGTAATTTTTCCTTGCTTAATAGTTCTATCATTTTTAACAATACTTATGATTTGATTTTCTTTAATATTTCCTTCAAAAATTCTTCCAATTCCAATTCTTCCAATAAAACTATCATAAGCTAAACTTGAAACTTGCATTACTAAATCATTATTTGATAGTTCAATTGGATAAGACCCAATTTGATTAATAATAGTTTCAAATAAAGGTGTTAAATCATTACTTTGTTCTTCTAAACTATATTGAGCAATTCCATTTTTTGCAATTCCATATAAAGTTTTAAAATCAAGTTGTTCATCTGTTGCATTTAGTTCTAAAAATAGTTCAATTACTTCTTCAACTACTTCTAAACTTCTTTGATCTTTTTTATCTATTTTATTAATAAATAAAATTGGGTTTAATCCAATTTCTAAAGCTTTTTGTAAAACAAATCTAGTTTGAGGCATTGGTCCTTCGCTTGAATCAACTAATAAAATTACAGTGTCAACTGTTTTCATAATTCTTTCAACTTCACTAGAAAAATCAGCATGACCTGGAGTATCTACTATATTAATTTTGTAATCTTTATAAGTAATAGAACAGTTTTTAGAATAAATTGTAATTCCTCTTTCTCTTTCTTGATCATTTGAATCCATAACTTGTTCAATTACTTCTTGATTTTGTCTAAAAATCCCACTTTGCTTTAATAAGGCATCAACAAGCGTAGATTTACCAGCATCAACGTGAGCAATAACAGCAATATTTATTATTTTTTGATTATTCATTCTAACACCTCTAAATTTAAGCAATATATTAATTTTATTACATTGAGATTTTATTAACAATTTTTTAATTTAAAATATTAAGTTTTTTACTAATTATTAATTAAAAATAAAGACTAAATAATATTGTAAAAATATTTTTAAATTAATAATTTTTTCAAGGATAATATATAAGAAAAATAGAACTTAAAAGTTCTATTTTAAAAATAAATTGAATTAAATAAAAATAAAATTAAGAAAATAAACAATAAGAATATTATTAACAGTAAGGATAAATCGTATGAAAAAAATCCTAACAATATTAACTTCTTTTAGCTTAATAGCTACAAGTAGTTTCTTAGTTGTTGCTTGTAAACCTGCTGGGATAAAAAATAAAGCAGGAAAATTAAAAGAAGAATCTGAAACCAATTCTAAAAAAGAAAACAAAGAAAAGAACATTTCTGAGTCTAAAGAAGAAATGCTACAAAGTGATCAATCAAAAAGCAAAAGAAAAACAGAACTTGATATAACAAAATTTGACGGTGGTTCAAAATCAAATATTGGTAACAACATTTTAGCTGAAATAGAAGATGAAGAACCAATTATTAAAGAATCTTTTAAATGGTGAAAAGATGCTAAAAAAGATAAAAGACCTCATTTTTTTAATCCAAAAGACTCTAGCGAAATTTTAATATTAGGATACAAAAAAGAAAAGAAAAATAAAAAGGAATACTATAGATTAGAAGAAATTCCTAAGCATGTAAAGAAGGTTCCAAAAATTTTACCACCAGTAGTAACAAGTTTAGAAGGCGCTTTTAAGAACAATGAAAATCAAATCATAGATGGTATAGAAACTTGAGATACTTCAAGAGTTAAAAATATGTATCAAACCTTTTTTAAAGCTAGCAAGTTTAATGGTGACATTAGTAAATGAAATACTAGTGGTGTAACTGATTTTGGTTATATGTTTTATGGTGCGTCTGCGTTTAAAAGAAATTTAAAGGATTGAAATGTTTCAAACGATCCATTTCCTGTAGCATTTGCTAGAGATTCTGGTTTTGAAAATGATAAAAATTTATGACCACCATTTAAAAATAAAGATAAGCAGTAGAAAGTAAAATATGAAAAAAGTCTTAATTGCATTAGGCTCAGTTAGCTTAATAGTTACAACAAGCAGTATTTTAGTTGCTTGTAGTGATATTAAGAATAAAAATGTAAAAGGTAATTTAAATAATTCAAATTTTAATAATAAAGAAAACAGAAAAGTTAAAAATCAAATTAAAGATCAAAATCAGGAAAATTTCAAAGATAAAAAAGTAGGAAGAGAAAATATAGATAATTTATCTGCAAACAATGAAACTCCTAATTTAAAAAAAATAAAAAAAGACATTGAAAATAACATTTTTTCTAGAATTGAAGATGAGAGAAATTTTATTTTAAAAAATTATAATTGATTAACAATGAATAAAAAAGGCGAGGTAGATCATTTTATTAATCCAGATGATTCTAGTGAAATTTTAGTTTTAGGATATGAAAAAGAAAAAGATGGATATAAATTAAAACAAATTCCAAAACACATAAAAAAAGTACCGCCATTTTTACCAAAATTTATTACAAATTTAGAAAAATCTTTTCAATTTAACCAAAATGAAAAAATTATAGGTATTGAGAAGTGGGATACCAAAAAGGTAAAAAATATGTTTCAAATGTTTTTTGGGGCTGAAAATTTTAATTATGATATTTCTAATTGAGATACATCAAATGTTGAAAATATGAATTATATGTTTTCAGGTGCTAAAAATTTTAAACAAGATTTAAGTAAGTGAAAAGTAGAAAAAACACCTTTTCAAATTAATTTTGCAAAAGATTCTGGTTTTGAAAATGATAAAAATCTATGACCACCATTTAAACAAAAATAAAATTATTATATAAAAAATCATCTTTAATAGGTATAGTTCGTTTTCTATAAAAATAACAATAAACATTCATTATGTAATATAATAATTTTTGTATTAGAATTTATTTTCAGAAAGGGATATTTATGTCAAGAATAGAAAGAATTTTCGCTCGTGAAATTCTAGATTCAAGAGGAACACCAACAGTTGAAGTTGAGGTTTGAACTGAATTTGGTGGATATGGTTGTGCTAAAGCTCCTTCTGGTGCTTCAACTGGAGTTAATGAAGCTTTAGAATTAAGAGATGGAGATAAAGCTCGTTATAATGGTAAAGGTGTATTAAAAGCAGTTAAAAATGTTAATGAAATAATTGCTCCTGAATTAATTGGAATTGATGCTTTAGATCAATTAACAGTAGATAGAAAAATGTTAGATTTAGATGGAACAGAATTTAAAACTAAATTAGGAGCTAATGGAATTTTGGCTGTTTCTTTAGCTGTTGCAAAGGCTGCTGCTAGTGAATTAGATATACCATTATATAAATATTTAGGTGGAGTTCAAGCAAAAAAACTACCAGTTCCTATGCTAAATGTTATTAATGGTGGAGAACATGCTGATTCAGCTATTGATTTTCAAGAATTTATGATTATGCCAGTTGGAGCAAAATCATTTAGTGAAGCCTTAAGATGATCTTCTGAAACTTTTCAAGCTTTAAAATCATTATTAAAATCTAAAAAAGATATTACTGCTGTTGGAGATGAAGGAGGATTTGCCCCTAATTTTGAATGAGCATATGAAAAACATGATTTAGAATCATTTAAGAAAAAAACTCCAGCTGAAATTGCTTTAGATTTACTAGTTGATGCTATTAAAAAAGCAGGATATAAACCAGGAAAAGATGGAATTATGATCGCAATGGATTGTGCTTCATCTGAATTATATTTAGAAGATAAAAAATATCATTTCAAAAAGATTGAAAAAGTAACTAATCAAGAATGATCATTAACTTCAGATGAAATGATTTCATATTTAGAAAAACTTGTTAATAATTATCCAATTATTTCAATTGAAGATGGATTAGCTGAAACTGACTGAGAAGGATTTACTAAATTAACTCAAAAAATTGGTGATAAAGTTCAAATTGTTGGAGATGATTTGTTTACAACTAATCCTAAATTTATTAAACAAGGTATTAATAAAAAAGCTGCAAACTCAACTTTGATTAAACTAAACCAAATTGGTACACTAAGTGAAACTGTTGAAGCAATTACTATGACTCAAAAAGCAGGATGAACTGCAGTTGTATCACATAGATCTGGAGAAACTGAAGATACAACTATTGCTGATTTAGCTGTTGCATTTAACACAGGACAAATTAAAACTGGTTCAATGTCAAGAAGTGATAGAATTGCTAAATACAATAGATTATTGCAAATTGAATCTGAACTTGGACAAAATGCCATTTATGATGGATTAGAAGCATTTTATAATTTAAATAAATAATAATAGCAATAAATAATTTATAAAAAGGGTCTAGTTACTCTTTTTTATTTTGTTAAAATAACTACATGAAAAATAAAATTAATCATTACTACATATATTCAGGAATTGTTTTTATTATTTTAATTAGTTTATTTATTATAGGAAGCATATATGATTTTAAAATTGCAAGTTTTAAAAGAGTAGAAAATTTAAGCTTAGCTATTTTTGTATCAAATTTTGGTGTTCTTATTCCAAGTATTTCTTTAAC
Encoded here:
- a CDS encoding BspA family leucine-rich repeat surface protein, with protein sequence MKKVLIALGSVSLIVTTSSILVACSDIKNKNVKGNLNNSNFNNKENRKVKNQIKDQNQENFKDKKVGRENIDNLSANNETPNLKKIKKDIENNIFSRIEDERNFILKNYNWLTMNKKGEVDHFINPDDSSEILVLGYEKEKDGYKLKQIPKHIKKVPPFLPKFITNLEKSFQFNQNEKIIGIEKWDTKKVKNMFQMFFGAENFNYDISNWDTSNVENMNYMFSGAKNFKQDLSKWKVEKTPFQINFAKDSGFENDKNLWPPFKQK
- the eno gene encoding phosphopyruvate hydratase, with product MSRIERIFAREILDSRGTPTVEVEVWTEFGGYGCAKAPSGASTGVNEALELRDGDKARYNGKGVLKAVKNVNEIIAPELIGIDALDQLTVDRKMLDLDGTEFKTKLGANGILAVSLAVAKAAASELDIPLYKYLGGVQAKKLPVPMLNVINGGEHADSAIDFQEFMIMPVGAKSFSEALRWSSETFQALKSLLKSKKDITAVGDEGGFAPNFEWAYEKHDLESFKKKTPAEIALDLLVDAIKKAGYKPGKDGIMIAMDCASSELYLEDKKYHFKKIEKVTNQEWSLTSDEMISYLEKLVNNYPIISIEDGLAETDWEGFTKLTQKIGDKVQIVGDDLFTTNPKFIKQGINKKAANSTLIKLNQIGTLSETVEAITMTQKAGWTAVVSHRSGETEDTTIADLAVAFNTGQIKTGSMSRSDRIAKYNRLLQIESELGQNAIYDGLEAFYNLNK
- a CDS encoding BspA family leucine-rich repeat surface protein, with protein sequence MKKILTILTSFSLIATSSFLVVACKPAGIKNKAGKLKEESETNSKKENKEKNISESKEEMLQSDQSKSKRKTELDITKFDGGSKSNIGNNILAEIEDEEPIIKESFKWWKDAKKDKRPHFFNPKDSSEILILGYKKEKKNKKEYYRLEEIPKHVKKVPKILPPVVTSLEGAFKNNENQIIDGIETWDTSRVKNMYQTFFKASKFNGDISKWNTSGVTDFGYMFYGASAFKRNLKDWNVSNDPFPVAFARDSGFENDKNLWPPFKNKDKQ
- the typA gene encoding translational GTPase TypA, which gives rise to MNNQKIINIAVIAHVDAGKSTLVDALLKQSGIFRQNQEVIEQVMDSNDQERERGITIYSKNCSITYKDYKINIVDTPGHADFSSEVERIMKTVDTVILLVDSSEGPMPQTRFVLQKALEIGLNPILFINKIDKKDQRSLEVVEEVIELFLELNATDEQLDFKTLYGIAKNGIAQYSLEEQSNDLTPLFETIINQIGSYPIELSNNDLVMQVSSLAYDSFIGRIGIGRIFEGNIKENQIISIVKNDRTIKQGKITKLMVYQGLNRVQVKQAFAGDIITFAGIEDISIGDTINNLNIIKPLKPIHIEEPTMSMNFLVNTSPFAGRVGKFVTSRNIKERLEKEVEVNVGLRIEPLINSEIEGFKVLGRGELHISVLIEAMRREGFELAISKPEVIFQRNPMTGDLLEPIEKVIINTPTEYSGTIINKLNQRKGIMLDMDSDGIRDKITYSIPLRGLIGFRSEFTNDTHGEGIMVKSSSGYELYKGEIVSRQNGVLVSMANGKSLPYALNNLEDRGILFIGPQVEVYEGMIIGQHSRDNDLYVNPTTAKKLTNTRASGTDDAVKLTPAKKMSLEEALEYISNDELVEITPTDIRLRKRWLTQAEQKQHRNDKY
- the rsmB gene encoding 16S rRNA (cytosine(967)-C(5))-methyltransferase RsmB; this encodes MNSRSIAFDILKKVFVNKAYSNVLLNKISKKNLNQQDKDFVFNLVHGVISNKIHLDYLLAKLIDVKKTSIDLQVILLISLYQMIYLNSIPNYAIVNESVNLIKTTSQKQANFINAILNKFLRFKDKYLEINLDNKDLELCILHSFSYELYLMLIKQYDKEIVNQIVVNNHQIPKLYIRVNTLKITSDQLFNKYKDIYLLEKTNVNDCLIANKTIINSDLYKNGFITIQDKASILVSQILNPSLNTKVLDMCSAPGGKLTHLSMILKNTGNIVANEINESKIKLIKENITRLNCLNISVINMDARKIKQRQEFDYILLDAPCSGFGVFKRKPEIKLRFDQIQVNSIINLQEELLESAYYNLKNNGEMVYSTCTINQDENQNQINKFLNKHKDMIKLYEQQIFGFEENTDGFYICKLKKQH